TATAGGAATGATATTTGGGGGTTGGAGAATCACAAGGAGAAAACGCCTCCTGTCAATAATTATTCCCCAATTTGGTAATATTACCATATCAAGCTTCATTATGATATTCTTATATCATTCCCACACTTCTCAAGCTAACTCAGTATCCTTGATCACTACGAGGCTGACCTTTAGAAAAGAGTGACGGCAGCCTTGAATTGAATGTTGAGTCAAACTaaggcaaataaaaaaaaaaaaaaaaaaggaaggaaaatggTCATTATATAGCCCGACAATTTGGTCATGGCTAAACTGGATACTACAAAACTCAAGTCTTCAAGAGGATAGAAGAGTTAGAGCTCTCTTCAATTTAGGCTTTCTAGTTTTGGCTCAATCTTCAAACTTTGGTGTTGGCTCCTGATTTCCTGAAGATGGTTTCATAATTACATTAGTGGAAATGGTAATAAGAGTAATAAAGTTGCAACTTTTCAGTACAAAGGCATTCATGGAACAAAAATCTTGATTAGAAAGAAATCCAGCTTCCTCGTAGACAAAGGGGCTTAATATGCGATCTCTTTAAAAGGTATACAGGTCAGATTCCATGCTCAAGTTAATAAAAATGTGCGATAAGCTTTATTGAGTCCGGCAGCATTAGTATTGGTCATACAACGCCATCATATACCTCATCTTTCCCTTCCTTGGCTTGACGACTCATCACGTTTTCTCAGCTTTGTCAGGATAAATGCCATGGCAACTTTAGCACATAGGCTAGAGCGCCCACGAGACAGGCAGATGATACCCCCTAGAAGAAGCAGACCATTTCCTATAATTTTCCTAGATGGCCTTGGGAATTTCTTCTCTTTGGCTTCACCAGTAACTAATCCCCGTGGGGCAGTCAATGTCAGAGTTGCCTGAGTATCCATAAGACTGTTCATTGTTTCTAGTTCAGGTGGAACCTGTGCCAAAAGAGGAAACACGTACTTGATGATCTCAATATAATAAAGCCAGTATTATCATCTCCTCGCTAATGTGTAGCAGTTTAATCACCAACCAAAGGTTTTGGAAACTCAGTCAGTTTAACACACATTTCATGATCTCAATATAATAAAGCCATTAATTTTATCTCCTCGCTATGGTTTTGGAAACTTCTGTTAAACTACATATTTCATATATTACGTGTGATGTTAAAAAGGAAACCTGACTTCACCAATCATTCTATTGATAGGCTGTGCTAAGTCACGAATATGTTCTTTAAAAGCATCAGTATTTAAAGATGCCGGTCCTCACCTTCTGGGTTAAAGATACTGCAGTGACAGCTGGACCTGTCTGAGGATGACTAATCACAGAGTATTTGCGCAGTGCATTATTCATCTTGCATACATAGCTCCATATGCCCCTTGAGAAAGCTAACTTTGCCATCTCCACATTCAAACCAGCATCTTCTTGGTGAAACATTTTGATCTCACAGGCATTTCTACCAGGGACTGTAAGTTAAAGCGATAGGAATTACAAAATAATCAGTACAAGAGTAAACTATTTCGATCTAGGAAGAATTAAAACATCAAGTAAATAGACAATCCTAAAGCAATTGTTTTCATTTAGGAAGAACTAAAGACCAGGCAAATTGAAAATCATGCTTATAACCTCCTAAAACACAGACCAGATGATGCATCTTTTCTGTaccaaataagaaaataaaaggagaatgTTCCATAAGTAAAGCTTCAGCAGCATATAATGATCTTCCATTTCTCACTATATAGAGAATAATACAAGCTCCAGCAGAAAATGTAACAGTCTACGCTATACACTTCATGCTGGAAGAAAACAtgcaatttttataaaatactgaaTTCCAAACAACTAAGAAAACAAAGGCCCAAGAATTATTGTCAGAAAAGCTCAATATGAGacatttcatgcttttttttttcttttttgctgtcAATACTGCAATGTCAGAAAGATACggtttatttaaaagaaataataaataatatatatacaaatgaaGGCCggaaaataatattagaaaagcTCAATATAAGACAATTTAtgctctcttcttttcttttcttttcttttttttgcttgtttatcAATCTTGCAACTACAAAAAATACTGCAAAAAGGGAGGTCAGGAAATTGCCTTTACTGATTTTCCAACCAGATCTAAAGAACTTCACTCGTACAAACTTCTTCTGTCTTGCAGCTAAAGGATGTTCACAATCCTAATTATAGTCAtcaacatcaaattaaaaattaaggattagacaatcaagttaaaaatagaGTGAAGAGAACTAAATCGCCAATTgcatatataaaatgattttccCAGACATTATGGcagaataaattaaacaaaatcaaaaggacattcttgcattaaaaaaatttaagagctTCGTATCCCATTTGCTCTAGCCAGTAAACAGTCACCATTCACCATTGAAAATCTACTTTATAATTGTtatcttttccaaaaaaaaaattggttattgCTAGTCCGTTATTTTCCCACCAGCTAACGATATTTCATTTCTtgataaatacatatatattgcACAATCATATCAATAGGAAGAAGCAACTAACTTATGCTGTCAAACCAGTTGCTGTAGATGATTACCTTAATAAAGCAGTAGAATGTCTTATCTTTTCCTTCCCACAATCTCCATGCTAAAACGTATTCTCTTGGGGTCAAAAGTGGAAATTTCTTTATTGTGTGACCAATTTCAGTTCCATTAGTTCTATCCACCTGCAGTTGCTCATGCTCAACTATGGTCTTATCCCATTGATTTCTGTAGTCATTGTCCATGTAGAAGTCCCTAAGCACCTCTGTGGTGCAGTTTTCAAAAACCATCACACTCAAGTACTTTATCGGAGCATCCTGCAAATACACAACCAGAAAACACCATCATATTACATCaattctctctaaaaccatACTCCACCAATAAAACTCAATCCAAATTTAAAAGAGATATCAATTGGTTAGCCAGCCTTTCTACCGCAAGTAATGAACTCataaacacaaaacaaactAAACTTCGAAATGAACTTTATTGACATATTCCACAAACCAAAAGGAGAAAACTTCAGGAAATTGAAAACAGTACAACATTAGGGGTGGAAGGCAACA
This Populus alba chromosome 7, ASM523922v2, whole genome shotgun sequence DNA region includes the following protein-coding sequences:
- the LOC118050534 gene encoding uncharacterized protein; protein product: MSFFGFSGSSLHSSSNASSSSMDFWFQNERMNFGYGWATPFALLVILIFHFSKRLFSSSSSSSPPPPPKRNLVSSSPASIATDSGSSNYRVSEIVSEADLKFLIEVLDEKLTEKESEKWENVTNKRNDLLAYTAKCFKPKDAPIKYLSVMVFENCTTEVLRDFYMDNDYRNQWDKTIVEHEQLQVDRTNGTEIGHTIKKFPLLTPREYVLAWRLWEGKDKTFYCFIKDCEHPLAARQKKFVRVKFFRSGWKISKVPGRNACEIKMFHQEDAGLNVEMAKLAFSRGIWSYVCKMNNALRKYSVISHPQTGPAVTAVSLTQKVPPELETMNSLMDTQATLTLTAPRGLVTGEAKEKKFPRPSRKIIGNGLLLLGGIICLSRGRSSLCAKVAMAFILTKLRKRDESSSQGRER